The following proteins are co-located in the Vigna angularis cultivar LongXiaoDou No.4 chromosome 2, ASM1680809v1, whole genome shotgun sequence genome:
- the LOC108329106 gene encoding UBP1-associated protein 2A — translation MGKKRKVAPKSSQSAEPPLKQHQPEPQIAPPEYEEVEEEEEEEEEVEEVEEEEEEEEEEEEEDDEEQEQQQDEDDDPIEKLLEPLSKDQILNLLCEAAANHRDVADRIRKAADEDPVHRKIFVHGLGWDTTAGTLISAFRQYGEIEDCKAVTDKVSGKSKGYGFILFKTRRGACNALKQPQKKIGNRMTACQLASIGPVSSNQSQPQAMPSSAPTLSSSASEYTQRKIYVSNVGAELDPQKLLAFFSRFGEIEEGPLGLDKLTGKPKGFCLFVYRSPESAKRALEEPHKDFEGHILHCQKAIDGPKPGKLQQQQHGNVNAQVQRTQFQRNDTANAGGAYVGSAAAAQPGHLMAPAGPGIGFNQAALNPALGQALTALLASQGTLGLNLLGSIGTSAAVNPGVPAAGAGVQSGYSAQSNISPGVIGGYGTQVGLQAAYPNTNQQIGQGGSGRGQYGGGGAPYMGH, via the coding sequence ATGGGGAAGAAGCGAAAGGTAGCACCCAAATCTTCTCAATCCGCTGAACCTCCGCTCAAGCAACACCAACCTGAACCCCAAATTGCGCCACCCGAGTATGAGGAAGtcgaagaggaagaagaggaggaagaagaagtagaggaagtagaagaagaggaggaggaggaggaagaagaagaagaagaggacgaTGAAGAGCAAGAACAGCAGCAAGATGAGGATGACGACCCGATCGAAAAGCTTCTGGAACCTTTAAGCAAGGACCAGATCTTAAACCTTCTATGCGAGGCGGCGGCAAATCACCGCGACGTGGCGGACCGGATCCGCAAGGCGGCTGACGAGGATCCCGTGCACAGGAAGATCTTTGTCCACGGGTTGGGGTGGGACACCACCGCGGGAACCCTAATCAGTGCGTTCCGGCAGTACGGAGAGATCGAGGACTGCAAGGCCGTCACGGACAAGGTTTCTGGTAAGTCCAAAGGTTACGGCTTCATCCTCTTCAAGACGCGGCGCGGCGCGTGCAACGCGCTAAAGCAGCCGCAGAAGAAGATCGGCAATCGCATGACGGCGTGCCAGCTGGCGTCCATCGGCCCCGTCAGTAGCAACCAGAGCCAGCCGCAGGCAATGCCTTCCTCAGCGCCGACGCTGTCATCGTCGGCTTCGGAGTACACGCAGAGGAAGATCTACGTGAGCAACGTCGGTGCGGAACTCGATCCGCAGAAGCTTCTGGCGTTCTTTTCACGGTTCGGGGAAATTGAGGAGGGGCCTTTGGGGCTGGATAAGCTAACAGGAAAACCGAAAgggttttgtttgtttgtttacaGGAGTCCGGAGAGTGCGAAGAGAGCCTTGGAAGAGCCTCATAAGGACTTTGAGGGGCATATTTTGCATTGCCAGAAGGCGATTGATGGGCCCAAGCCTGGGAAGTTGCAGCAGCAGCAACACGGGAACGTGAATGCTCAGGTCCAGCGGACTCAGTTTCAGAGGAATGATACTGCCAATGCAGGTGGCGCGTATGTTGGTAGTGCTGCAGCAGCGCAGCCGGGACACTTGATGGCCCCCGCTGGGCCAGGGATTGGGTTTAACCAAGCGGCGTTGAATCCGGCTTTGGGGCAGGCGTTGACGGCCCTCCTGGCATCGCAAGGGACGTTGGGGCTGAATTTGTTGGGGAGTATTGGAACGAGTGCTGCGGTGAACCCTGGTGTGCCTGCTGCAGGGGCTGGAGTACAGAGTGGCTACAGTGCTCAGTCAAATATTAGTCCGGGTGTTATTGGTGGATATGGGACCCAGGTGGGGTTGCAGGCTGCATATCCGAATACGAATCAGCAGATAGGGCAGGGTGGTTCTGGAAGAGGGCaatatggtggtggtggtgcgCCTTACATGGGGCATTAG